Proteins encoded by one window of Moorella humiferrea:
- a CDS encoding LysM peptidoglycan-binding domain-containing protein: MQIPCPSGRYWRVEPGDTLYLIALRIGTTVAELERLNPGIDPYNLQIGQVLCLPPEPPCPSGVYWEVAPGDTLYSIARATGTTVERLLELNPHVNPYNLQVGQKICLPG, translated from the coding sequence ATGCAAATACCCTGCCCCTCCGGCCGCTACTGGCGGGTGGAGCCGGGTGATACCCTGTATCTTATAGCTTTACGTATCGGGACGACCGTCGCCGAGTTGGAACGCCTGAATCCCGGGATAGATCCCTATAATTTGCAAATCGGTCAGGTGTTGTGTTTACCGCCTGAACCGCCCTGCCCTTCAGGCGTTTACTGGGAGGTTGCCCCGGGCGACACCCTTTATAGTATTGCCCGGGCCACCGGAACGACGGTAGAAAGGCTGCTTGAACTAAATCCCCATGTCAATCCCTACAATCTCCAGGTCGGCCAGAAGATCTGCCTGCCGGGGTAG